TGACGAACACAGAATCGGCCATAAAGCCATTCCCACTGATTAGAGACCATCGGTGGGATTGTGGTGACCTCAGCGTTCAAATACAAAACGGCAAGGCGCAACTCCGAAGCACGCCATATTTGCTAAACTTGGTCAATCATTTTATTGGGCATGCCTCTGGAGATCAGGGGGTTAAATGGAAACTCTCATAAACTGGCTTTTAGATGCCTGCCAACTGTGCCTTTACATGTTTAGAAACCATTTAGGAATGCTATTCATTTCTCCTTTTATGACACTGACTgttatataagaaaaaacaaaaaagaaactaaaTAAGGCATAGTGCTAGCGGTTCCTTGTTCTGAGTTTAAGATCTTGGcttcttaaagtactttttttctctttattatttttttttaaaaagagactAATAATTTCTTTTCCTGTTGCACATCAGCCGCTCCCTACCCCCATCGCCTTCCTCTAAATGATAATAAACATTCCAGTAATACAGCCCGGTCTGGATTCAATTAGACTTTCACTGTCTAGTCTTACTTTTTAAACAATGCCTTCCACCCTCCCAGGCCTCCGTGACGCTATCACATCAGAGGCCCGGCGTTTCACAACGGTACGCAAGAATGGTGTGCAGATCGTGCGGATATTGAAGATTAATTTTAAGCATTACAAAACCAAATACTTCCTTCCACTCCAAACAAATCAAATGAATCCCCTTtgcgaagaagaaaaaaaaaatatcaggctCTATTTACATTCGCCCGGGTGCAGCTGCGCAGGATGCCTTAGAAGGCCAGATCTCTAATAAATCCCTATATTAGGGAAACCAGATTCCTGGAGCAGAGATCACAACTGCTTGTCCTCTGCTCAATTATTAACATTTCCTAGTGGTTTGGAGGGCTTACCTTTCTCATGAAAATTCAAGCATGCTTTCAGAGATTAATATCCTGGCCAGCGCTGGGCGAGGATTCATTTTCCCCAAACGTTCTGTGAAATAACAGATGTGCTATACAGGAACTAGATATATTTGCAATATGCAAGAACGGAGCCGTAAGTCATTTAATGCTAAAAGGGGCTACTGATAAATTGCTTTCTGATGAAATGCCGGACAAATTATAACTTCCCTGAAAACAAACGAGTTAAGGATTGGATTTATGtccttggggtgggggggggtatttgtcGGCACAGCTAGCAATTTGTACACTTTTTCTTGATACCGAAACGgctagaatgcatattaatttgAGAAATTGCTGGAAAGGCTTCATTAAACAACATGAGTTAAGCTGTGACCCCGTGTCGGGTGCGAATTTTCAGAAGCATTAATAACTATGCAAATGACCACTAGTGATTTCTATAGCATTCTGCACAGTACGTTCTTCAGTATGTCTTCTAGCACCAGTGACAGAGTAATCATATCAACATGAGCAATTATGTCGCCGTGGGTTAATAAAAGGCACACATATAATCCAACGGAGCTCTGATGGTATCATATATCTTTTAGACACACTGTGTTTTATAATCCTCATACTCAATCCAAGACGCACAACTTGAGCTACCCAGAGCTGTTCCAATGATTTTAAGGGGAACTTGATTTGTCAACACAACTGGAGAGAAAGTTGTAGACATTGAgttttcccagaaaaaaaaacactacaagaTGCACGCAATTCAGGTTGAATCAAAAAACAGGCGACCCTCACGAGTAGGCACTGccagcactttataaataatatgctAAGAACATAACTCTTAGACCTCAATAATCTGTGGTAAAGGAATACAAAGGCATTGTTCTGTGGAAGTAGAATTTAGGCAACGCACCTGCTTCCTTGCACAGGGCAGCCAGGTCGGCTCCCACATATCCATGGGCGCTGTCTGCAAGCTGCACAAGGTCTTCTTCAATCAGCTGATGAGGGACCTTTCTCAATATGGTCTGGAGAACGTCAAGACGTTCTCGAGCGTTAGGCACACCAATCTCTATTTCTTTGTCAAAGCGCCCAGGTCTGCGTAAAGCGGGATCCAACGAGTGAGGGCGGTTTGTGGCTCCTAGCACTAAAAGCTGGCCTTGACTTTCTTCCTACGATACAAAAATCAAGATGGTTTCATCAATTAGCAGCTGCTACCAAGTGTCTCAATAACAGAGAAGGCAAACCCCCACAAATATCAGTTAGAAGTTAATTTTGACGTTTAGGAGCTTTGGAAATATACTCTTGGCCATATGACATGGAAAGATGCTACAATGAGCACACAGCCGTGACCCGCGTGACATTTCCAGGAAGTTGCACAAATGGAACGCATTTTTGGTCTCTCTAGGGAGTACAGATGTCATGGGTGGCTGCATCCATGTCTGGTGGCAGCAGAGGAGTGCTAATGTTAGTTTTCCCCAgaacaatcataaataaaaagtcGTTTTCCTGTGGCAGGCATTTCCAGTGAGCGCACTGGTAGCATTGGCACGGCAAATATTTACGCAGCGTTACAGAGGATATTTACCGAGGCCAAGACTTTCTCTTGGAACCCGCATTATTACCCGAATAAACATTCTCGAATCTTGCAAAAGTATGGAAAATATGATATTCTCTTATATATTATAGTCCTATCTTTAACTAACATATCTCTAATAGCCTCAAAGAGTCTATAACAAGAGCTTGACAGGTCTTTTTTCTACTGTTAGCTAGGCTTTCAGGTACATGCATATAAACATTGCAAATTAAcagttaaaagtaaataaaattgaataaacgtgtatatatatttatatatatatataataaagtattgtAGGGCGTTGCAACTGTCATAATATATAAGATCATTTTTATgctacttaaagggacagtctacgAATGGATATTAAAAGTACTTAGAACTTCATTTCAACTTGCATTTTGATGCAACAAAAATAGGCTAACATATATGGTGACACTTAGctgtcatatgtattaaagtgaatatgataACTGGGGTGTAATTTTAACTTTCTTTTCTACACTGCCTCTTCTAGCCAAAGGCACAACTGCTTAAAGAGCTGGATAAATCTAAGGGCCCTAGTTGTTTTTGGCTCTTCTATAGTGGTCTCTGAGGACAAATCCTTGCTAATTATATTTTCTggctactattttttttttagagatatCTCTGATGAGTACAGATGCAGACTTTCAGATTCCAAGAAACACATTAATCCCAAATTTGATACTTTGCTAGGTAATCAATATTTTAGCTtcttaaataaacttttttcatGTACATCTGACTTATTTcccaaaacattaataaaataaatcccgGATCTTGTACCAATAGGACTTACCGATCCAATTCCATCCATAAGTGTAAGTAAGGAGGCCACAACACGTTTCTCCACTTCATTCTGAGCCCCTTCTCTTTTTGGACATAGAGCATCAAGCTCATCAATAAATATAATGGAGGGTTGGCTACAAAAACATAACAGTAAATCAATAAGATGAGGAAAAAAACTCAGTGGAAGAAGAccacaaaaaaattaacaatattattcttgtcttattatattataaatagcaCTTAATTTAAACGTACAAAAATGGTTTGTATAATATTACCGTAGCGATGCCTCAGCAAAAATCTGGCGCAGTCTGGCCTCTGACTCCCCATAAAacctgtaaatataaaataacataagcAAAATActcaacataaaataaaatatagcagCTCAGAATGCAAGATAATTATGCCTGAACAACTCTTCCAACGCTTTAAAGAGGTTGTTCTATCAATGAGCGATAATAGGCTTATTTACACTACAATTATGCCGTATGTGAAATTCTCCAAATCAGTGTTTTGGTAATTCAGGTTAGTATGAATCCTGCAAATAATGAATCCAAAAAATAATCTGCCCGCAAAAGGGACATAGAGCCTCGAACACAGAGCAGATAAGACAAAGCTTGGGTCCATTTTCTCCAAGTCAACAAAAGTGCGAGCCAAGGACTTCAAGATCAAATTTCAACTTACTTGCTCATTATTTCTGGACCATTGATAACTGAAACATGAGCACCGACTTCATTAGCGATTGCTCGAGCGATGAGTGTTTTGCCTGTCCCGGGAGGACCATGGAGTAGCACTCCCCGTGGAGGAGGAATTCCTAgaagtaaagcaaaaaaaaaatactttaccaGCCCATACACAGCATTAAAAGTCCCTTACACCGCCAccatagaagaatgcatactaaagtaccCCGTGCatgctttaatatacattcttccaaaatgagaATAAACATTGCTACTGATTGATTGATTAAACAACCAAtctgtggcaggaaagtgctctatTCAAATCAATAGGACTGTCCACGCATGTGCACAGGCGTCTGAACATATATTCTGCATGCAGCCTTCATCTGACTGGAGCTAGGAAAGTCATGTGCagagagatgtgttcagccaagaACATCTTCTGCGGGGCATTTAGCTGtgtggaaaggggcaaatgcatttaggGGGATCCTGCAGAATAACCCCATGCATTTGTAAAGCTGACAACACAATACATAGCCATGCAGCTATCAAATGCATTGATGTGCATACCTTTAAGGTTTTTCTGTATAACTCAAAGCCTGTACCCGGGATGCAGCTCAGAAATTACACTGTTGACCTGATAGTGTTTGGTTGGTCAAGCAAAGACGTGACAGAAGGACCAGCCAATATATACAGAACTATTATAGTtcagaaaaaagagagagttcTGGAGTAGAGTTAGAAAAAGTCCGCTGCCGGCTTACCATAACTCTTAAACAGCTCCGGCTGCTTCAGAGGCAACTCAATAGTTTCTCGTATCTCCTTCAATTGGCTCTTCAATCCGCCAATCATGTCATAAGTTACTTTATTTCCTTGTTCAACTTCTTCAGACTCTGATGTCGACTTGAAATCTTTGTATCTGATTTGAGTTTGTGAACAAATTGAATAAAACGTATCCGTGTTGCATTTGGAGCCATTTTTCAGGTATGGAGACATCGGTCCTTTGTCATTATCACTGTCTGACGAGTTAAGGCTTTGAAAGCTGTCCTGGTGTGACTGCCCTGTGCTCGGCTCGTGTGGATTAACTTCTGCCACAGCCTGACAAAAAGGACCTGAGGGCCTGACCATGTCAGTTCTGCATGGAGTACTTGTGGCTGCTACATTTTGGTTATCATCGATATCCAGCTGGCCAAGCTGCAAAGACAAATCCAAGGTACTGCTCTCCATGCTGCTCTTGTCCATTGACATGTCATTTGTAAAAACATTACTCGATAGTGGTTCTTGCACCATGTCATCAATGCCTTTAATTTTAGTCACTTGGAAGGTGCATGGTCTACCGTAGAAGTTCATACTTAAAAGGTTCCCAAGCAAAACGATCTTTCCATctgaaaaggtaaaacacacGTTAGAAGCGCACCTTGCATGTAGGGCATTAAAGTCATAATTCTTGCTTTCAGGGGTTAACTCATAGGGAGTGTAAGCCACATTTCCACAGCAACAGTACGACAACCAAGTCAAGTCTGTGAAATGTGAAAGTGGTCCATTTTGTAGCAAGATATAGTAAACTGGCTCACCATTTAAGCCATGGAAATCAAGCCGGTCTATCACTTATTTATAACTCTGAACAGGACAAAAATGTATCTGGATCAAATTATTTGCTGATAGAGTTTGATCATCTACTAGTAATATGTTGTTCTTATCCTCTACTAGTGTTGTATTCACCAAAGTaattggaacagcacctttcaAAACAAAAGGCAACTGTGTAGTATGTAATAATTAACTCGGCCATGTCTTCAAGGAGTCCCTTGATCTATCAATCTGCTTATTAGTACCCGATACTTctttatatgtgtattaaatgTAAGTTAAAAGTATACTTTATTACAGGTCTCTTACCCATGAGCCTTAGCAGAAAAGCAGACAGCTCTTCGAGATTGATCCCACCGGCATCCTTCTCCCTGTGATGATGGATGGAAACATACAAACCCCATGAACTGTGTTTGAGAGAACACATCAGCTGGAGGCATATAGCTAGGTGGTGGAGGAAAGGCCAAATgaatatgggggattctgcagaacctctCTGAGCTATACAAGAGGGACaccatgaacatttaaagggcccAATTAAAGGGATGGCTAGAGTGTCTCTTTAATAAATactaaagtatatttaaaatacaattcagAGAGAAAAGTAAGTTTCAGCTCCATGATTCTGGACCTTTTCAAAGACATAAATATAAACACTTTCCatctactaaaaaaaacataaaaaatggtcCGTTTGTAAAATCTGTTATCTctacaaatatacaatatttccACTAGATGGCGCTCCAATCCCACCAATCTGTTACACTGCTCCACTCACACTGAGCAGTCAAGAAGCCCTTAGTAGGTTAAAACGCCCTTAGTACACAAAAATGCATcatctacatttaaaaaaaaaactgaatttaaaatgtatgagCTCACGTATTAGAagtaatagaaaatatattgtataatgtCCCTCAAAATCAAAAGACTGAAAGGTCTGCATGTGCAAGGCATGTACCAAGCTCGCCGACATACTTTCAGCTCAGATACATGCACGGTAAAGACTCTCTCCTTCTTACTGATCCGCGGAGATATTTTACTGCAAAAATGACAGTTCCCTCTTTTTTGATTACATGGTAAATATATAGCATTGCGTCATTTAAACCAAGGTATAATGTAACCCCCTTCTTTTACCAAGGGTAGATCATTCTCTAAAAACCTGGAGTGTTTTTATTTTcgccatatgtttttttttatatgtgacaAAGAGTGGAGAACAGGGATAATATATATAGCAGTTCCGCTATAGAGGTCTACAACTAGTCAGCATGGCCTCCATATTACTGAAAATCTGTAAAATGTGTGGGATAGAACTTCATATCCAGGCACTAAGCAGAGAGGTCTGCAGGATGGAGGAAAGTTACGGCGTCAGCCCAGTCTACATACACAGCATTCTTACAATATTATACCTGAGGCTGACTTCGATTTCTTCAGCCTGCAGCACAGAGCCTGTGACGGGCCGCACAAGCACCGAGTCCCCGGGTTTCACCTTGAGGTTTTTCTGCGCTGTTGCCCTGAGGCCAACTTTGCCGGAAGGAAGACCAGACACGGGCCATGCTGTACACACCTGCAGAGAGAAGCACAGAATCCAAATGTTACTGGCAAAAGTAACCGGCTTTACACCTCTCGGGCGTTCCACAACTGGAGGGACCAGTACCCAAGTCCCTTTGAGCATCTTTCCTAACTTGTGTGCCCCTTCTCCAGCAGCTGGTCCATATGACTGGACCTCAGTGTTACGCTGCATAAACAAcacttattatcttttatttatatggcgctgACAATTTACGCAGAAATTGTGTAGGGATCTGTGTACAATATGTGTATGGGTTAATGCAAACATAGGTCCTCGTCCCACTTTTAGAGACATGAATACTTAACCATCTGTAAGCTCTTACGGGCTTCCTCTACTTTTGTCAATGTCACGTTGTTGCATATGGTTATTTTGTCTATAGTGTAACACTGCAGAAAATTATGATATGTTATAGACAACCCGTTAACAGTTTTAAacagaataacaataaaataaaagtaacccATTTCTGCATTTTATTAGCACCTGCGTTCTTTGCAATATGGCTAACTGCTCTGTAAATTAAGGAGTAAAAAAGGATTGTGCCATGGATCTGACATCTGAATAAAAgatgaccttgattataagatgtggtcattttttcagatattttctggaaaaaaacttgtaCAATACAGTACacgttatacaaaaaaaaaatccacaatatATTCCAATCCCATCGGAGGTTACCTCTTGTCTCCCATCTATGCTGGTTATCAAAACAGGGCGCCCAATACACACGTCAGCCGATTTCATACTATTCAGGCCGAGCTGTACGAAAGAACATCTGTAAGCCTTTGGTACATTGTCTTCTGctacaatgaaaagaaaagaaaatatgaaacagACAGATGATTCTGGGACGATTTATTTGATTTGGCGGGGATCGCAGCTATACCTTCACAAATCATTAGGTCATGTAACAATTACAAAGTATGCACTATGACAGCGGTTAAGAGAGATCCGTATTATAAGGTTGGCAGCAATTAAGTTGGGCCAATTATGTGGTGACTTTGAATTTCTAGTACGGCGCCGACTGATACCGCCAGAAAACTTGGCACGATTGATGAGCTACTGCAACAGAAAGATCTATATTACACCAGCACACCTAATGACGTCACTGCAGAACTCTATAAACATATCACTTTAAACACAGGCGGTGGGAAGGCTCTACCATACTTCTCCTGTAAGGAAGATGCCACAAATGGCAAGCTGGGTTGGCGATAGGTTCGGCTCCCAAGAAGATAAGCTAGCTTAGAGGGAAAGAAGTGGTTTACTAGCCTGGTCCTGCAAACTATTAAACATGTTCTTAGAGTATACATTGATTAGATTCATTGGACATGCTACAGAAACACGTATGGAATTCGATGGGTAACGTTAACAAGCCTATAACCATTTTACCCCAAACTCCACCGCTAACCGCGAGTGCAAGGGGGGGGACAGCCTCTGATAACATTTCTTTCCACATCCAGTTATCCCTTCTTGAGCTGTAAGATTTTTTGGTTGTAATTATTGCATATTCCCAAAAGGCATTTTTATCCACTAAATATGTTCTCCCTACCATGATCAAAATGTAGAAAGGTCAATTTAAGGTTATGGTAGAACATTTGTCCAAACACACCATTCAATGACATCATAAGTGAAcaatagattttttattatttttaaaatgattaaaacataAAACCCTACAGTGTATATGAGTCATTTCTTTtccagattttattaaaaagcattATTTCATGTTATCCTCTTTTTAACAGAATAATGTCTTCTCCACTACCACGGACCACGTGAACTACAAACGAAACGATAAAAAACCTCACAAAGTGCATATTTCTGGTAAGTAGACAACCTGGGGTATTTTACTGGGGCCATTTAGGCTCTTGTCATGCAGCAACTTGGCTACCAATCtttaccattatatatatatatatattctttttcccTGAAATGTATTCAGCTGCCCCTCCAGATCACATAAATACTCCATGTGGATAGGTTATTGTATAATGTTTCAAATCTACTGGGCACACCACATAACAAGCTAATTTTGCTGCGCAATAGCACACTGAATATGGCAGGGTAGGCACATAGAATATAAAAGGGAAATTGACATAATACACGCAGGTTAGATAGAAGAAACAGGTGTGGGCTGGCCCAGGGGCAGGAGGGAATTGCCCCCTGGATGGTCCCAAGGTCTTTACAAAGTGCTGGTCTGGTGAACAATGTTGGACCAGCCCGGGGAAGCAGGAATGCAACAGGGTCATGTAATATTGTAGACGCACGGTAAAAACATTCCagttgtttgtgtgtgagcatgaatgtgtgtgatgGTGTAAGTTTCTGTAAAGGAGAATGTGTGTTCCAGTACATATGTGATGTATCCGGCGAGGGGGGGTGGCACGGGCCAATGGGGGCCACTTGGATTTACCCCCCACCAGGCCAGCCTTCTGCTCCTCTGGTGCTCTCGTGGGCTATATCTCCCATCACCAcagctgagggtgatgggagttgtaatccacACACAGTCATCAgcccctttttaaaaataggcggtccctaaatccattgaaaacaatgcattgtaagcccatacatgtatgggccttgtcattaaggggttaaaatgtttaGCCAGCTGATCTAACTGGCTTTCAATGCTGTTGTGATAGGTTCGTTGGTCACTTTTTTCATGACGGCATGAAATGTCACAAAGGTTTTAAGAAGGTTGCATAAAGCTTGGTTTAAGTTGATTATACGTTGACAAACCCCCTCACCAATGTATAGGGTAGCCAGACAAAATAAACATGCATTCTTTATAACACACCAGAGAGCACCGGAATCCAgacatataaaaagaaaacagagaccGATAGATcaatacatgttttattatacatGCTACAGTGACAGCATAGACCTAGGCACCGCCATAGACTGTCAAGGATATTGTAAGAGCTGCCGGTTAGACTCCGGTGATGTCATTGATATAACGTACGTCTCCCTATCGCTCAGAACAAGCATATTCCAGCATCCATCACTGATGGGATATTCCGTAATGGGATATTCCGTGACGGGATAAATTCAGGGCTAGATTCAACACAGTCCCCGTGGAAAGCCCACAGCTGGCCCTTTCATCATCTACCCTCAAATACACGGGacactttttcagggacagcacagaatttgacggcagataagaaccggcGTAGGCTccgttttttttgtaaagactCGGATCGTAATCAGTACTTGGcattgtcttagattcaggatagttgtATGTCTCAAGGTTAGGTTTCCTTGCTACATTAACCTCTATggcttctgccgggaggctgttccacttattaaCCACTATCTTAGTGAAGCAAAATTATCATAGCTTACATCCAGGACTCTGTCCCTCTAGTTTTTGACTATGACCTCATGcactaacatttctcctcctttgataTAAACTTCctttttgtactttgttaaGTCGTTTGACGTATTTAAGTGCTTATAACATCTAGAGATCATTCAGAACGTGAAACACCATGTGCATTAAAGCGCTGGGCAATATACCTTTATCTAAGAAGTCGGTGACTTTAAACAGCCAAGGGTTGCTGTTACTACCCGTTCGGGGCTCCGGACAGGGGGAGGCTGCCCCTTGTAGAGCTTTctctttgcttttctttttggaGGCAGACATATCGAGCAAatctcaccaacagcagcatcAGGCGTGCTCTACCGGCAGAACAACAACTTCCGGGTGCAGAAGGGGGGTGGGATTTGTGACCTACCGTAATGTGTAAAGCAGAGGCGCAGAAGTTATTGACTGATGCAGACAGTAATAGATTTTGGGAATAATTACGGTAATCATTCAGCAGGCAATTTAAAAGCCAGTGGTAGCAGACATGTTTGTTCCTGGCAAGGCACCAGTCAGTACGAAACTCTATGGAAAGATGTCTAGCCACGAGCGTCTAATGCAGTggtgtccaaactgcggccctccagctgctgcaggactacatctcccatactcctcagccagccccttagctgaaagagcattatgggagatgtagttctgcagcagctggagggccgcagtttggacacccctggtctaatGGTTCCGGCAAAGAACGACCATTGACCTGACTCTAGAGGTGTCGTGTCCTTAAACAATGTGATTATAATAGGCAGAAATTGTTTCTATATCACGGTGTAGTGTGAACGACCCCTTTCTAGGGTTACATAAACTACTATGTTTCCGGAAGCGAAACGGTACATGTAGGCTGGCGCTCTAGCATTTTGGAAAGCGTATCCATAACAAAGATGGCGCCGCCCGGCTAGTGATGTCGCTTCCGCTTATGTTATGTAAGGATAGGGTGCTACAGCTGACTGCTGGGATGCTGCGGCTTGTGTGTCGGCGTTATTTGATTCGGTGGTCTACCACCGGGGTAAAAGCGGTGACGGGCAGATTTCTCACCTCGGAACCCAGCCGGTCCGAGCAAGCCCCGTGCGCTTGGCCCCAGGAAAAGATAGACCGCTTCGGGGGAGTTACGGTCCGGCTGCGGCCTCATCATGATCTGGACGAAGCCGGCTTCAAGAGCTGGCTACATGGCAAGTGCAGCACGTCGCACAGTGACACGGGCCGCCCGGCCAGTGCGAGCTAACAGTGACCGTGCAGCATGCCCTTAACCAACTATTACCCCCAGCATTACTAAATAACTCATAGATATAACGTGATCCTTTCGGTAAAGGGCGAGTTGGGATTTGCAGTGCTGTTATTGTAATtcattatggggggggggctggaccCTGTATGATTAACAGCTGGCTGATAACCATACATAAGACAGACCCAGCTCACTATGAGGCATGCTGGACAAACCCAGTGATCTTCTGACCTTagatggccctgtataacaCAATCTTCTCTATGCGTTATTCAGAGACAAGTTGGCTCTTTCTTGCCCGACTTTGCCCTTGATATTTTTAACTCCCTAATATCGCTAAACCTTTTCTGCTCCCCTGTAAATTCTCTCTGTATTTGATAAATCCTATATCTTGATGGAGGCCTGTGCTGTTCTAGAATGGCAGTATTGGTGCATTTAGAAGATCCAGCTTAGCATCGGAGACTAACCTGGGTGATTAAACTGCTTGTCATGCGGTGAAACTTGGTCAACTGGGTAGTTAGTGAATGCGTTTGGGTGTACAGTAGCATTGTTTGTAGCGGGGAATTCAGTTATCAGTGGTGTCCAAAACTTTGTTGTGGATATTTTCCATGTTAATATCTGGTCGTTCG
The DNA window shown above is from Spea bombifrons isolate aSpeBom1 chromosome 1, aSpeBom1.2.pri, whole genome shotgun sequence and carries:
- the SPATA5 gene encoding ribosome biogenesis protein SPATA5: MSASKKKSKEKALQGAASPCPEPRTGSNSNPWLFKVTDFLDKAEDNVPKAYRCSFVQLGLNSMKSADVCIGRPVLITSIDGRQEVCTAWPVSGLPSGKVGLRATAQKNLKVKPGDSVLVRPVTGSVLQAEEIEVSLREKDAGGINLEELSAFLLRLMDGKIVLLGNLLSMNFYGRPCTFQVTKIKGIDDMVQEPLSSNVFTNDMSMDKSSMESSTLDLSLQLGQLDIDDNQNVAATSTPCRTDMVRPSGPFCQAVAEVNPHEPSTGQSHQDSFQSLNSSDSDNDKGPMSPYLKNGSKCNTDTFYSICSQTQIRYKDFKSTSESEEVEQGNKVTYDMIGGLKSQLKEIRETIELPLKQPELFKSYGIPPPRGVLLHGPPGTGKTLIARAIANEVGAHVSVINGPEIMSKFYGESEARLRQIFAEASLRQPSIIFIDELDALCPKREGAQNEVEKRVVASLLTLMDGIGSEESQGQLLVLGATNRPHSLDPALRRPGRFDKEIEIGVPNARERLDVLQTILRKVPHQLIEEDLVQLADSAHGYVGADLAALCKEAGLNALRSKLGELSCPSDREVAGSVVIALHDFLQAMNDVRPSAMREVAIDVPKVSWSDIGGLENVKLKLKQAVEWPLKHPDSFIRMGIQPPKGVLLYGPPGCSKTMIAKALANESGLNFLAVKGPELMNKYVGESERAVREIFRKARAVSPSILFFDEIDALAVERGSSSGAGNVADRVLAQLLTEMDGVEQLKDVVILAATNRPDLIDKALMRPGRIDRIIYVPLPDEATRREIFKIHFRSMPFDGEICLEKLVKLTEKYSGAEIAALCREAALLALQEDIQAQWIMRRHFDQALAIVTPRIPDSLIQFYEAYQQKSGLHNL